The Plasmodium falciparum 3D7 genome assembly, chromosome: 5 DNA window aagtataaatataaccacaaatataaaaataaataaataaataaataaataaataaatatatatatatatatatatatatatatatatatatatatatttattgatttattttacTGTCTcacattatatacatattaataagaaaatataattaatatggaAGTAACATCAACCTTATTAGAAAAGGGTAAAAACTTTGCCCAAGATCCATCTGAGGTTTTTCCTGAgtcaaaaaaattttttttttcgtcaattggtaaaatatggaaataataaaataatatattctttcctaatatttttttttcttttttatatctttatttttaagcCACTATAATATGATGAatagattaaaaaaaaaataaaaaaaaataaaaaaaaaaaaaaaaaagtttgtCTTTCACGTtgttcttttataatatatattaacattttatatatatatatatattttattaggtAAAGCTCATTTGATAAATTCCCTCTATGGAATAGGCTATACTATTCAAATCGCAATGTTGCCATATTTGGTGTGtcatagaaaaaatatatgtatatatatatatatatatatatgtaattatttttatattacaaatatattatataatttgtaaaGACAAAtaagattattattatatccttttttttttttttttttttttttttttttttttttttttttttaatattttccagTTGATAAGTTCTAATGCAGGCATAGAACACAATGGATATTTATTAACCTTATTTTCGCTTTTACAATTTACGGGATCCATTTTTTTTGGAAGAATGGCAGAcatgttaaaaatataaacaggattatatattatagaaatgaaagaaagaaaaagaaatgtttatgtatttatatatttttattctttcatataatatatatagatggGGTGTAAAAAAGTCCTTTTATTTATCTTTAATTTCCTCTTGCTTAATGTACCTAATGgttcaaataaatatatacatatatatatatatatatatatatatatatatccttctGGATGTGTATAAtgcttctttatttttttaaacgtctaatatatatatatatatatatatatatatgtatatatttatatacaatgCTTTTCAGATCATGGTGTGCGAATCGACGTGGGCCTACTACATCAGCTTCTTACCATCCTTTTTTATGCAAACATTTCAAGCTTCCTCCTTATTAGTGTGCTTAAAAACAAATTTCGACAAAAGGACAGGAGCCTTAGGTTATCTAAATCTAAGTTATGGAATGGGTATTATATTCGGTAGTTTCTTAGCAGGTGTTATGGTAAACTTTGTAGGATCAAGAggaaatttattaattgCATTATTATCCCAATTAATAGCTTTATGTATAAGTACAACGTTAGAAGAAGATCCGAAATTATTGAAGAGCTCTAATGTggataaaatgaaaatgtcAGAAATACTTTTaagtattaaaaatgaatacataagagtattaaatttatttaaaaaaacatatggaatatgtttattaataCTTTTTGGATTATTACCTATATTAATGACAAAATTTGCTTTTGCTCCTGTGGTTGTAGATATGTTCAAATTAACTCCTTCACACACATCATATCTAATGACTTATGCAGGTATAATAACTATTATTGCTGAAGGGATACTTGCTCCTTATTTAAGTTCTTTACTAGGGGATATGATTTGTTGTAAATATTCGATACCACTAACATTAACaggatttttattattatcattatgtgGCGCTAACGAATCACTTgttcttatatttatgtcTATACCATTATGTGGAGGtgctttattatatatatgtggaaCTAGCCAAATGACAAAACGAGTGGAAGAATCAGAATTGGGTTCGATTATTGGTTTAAATACATCTCTTTTTTATGCCGTTACAATAATAGCTCCATATATTGCctttaaatcatatatagCCTTGGGATTGGGATTATATTggtaaaacaaaaaaatatataaatatataaatataaatataaatataaatacttatatatgtacatagtGTATGTAACCCTAACACATGTCATTATTGTATGAAACGcgatatgtatatatatatttacttttatatttacatttatatttacatttatatttacatttacatttatatttatgtatgctTCGTTTTAGGCTCCTATGTGCctttatttgttttgttgTTACTTTCTACATTTTCGTACTTGATAAATCTAcccttaaaatttttaaagacGATAAGGACAGCATAGAAACAATGTTTTCCAGTATTAAGTCgattttataaacatataatacaaaataatttgtgtttattatatatatagatatatatatatatatatatatatatatattgataccCTTGTTAAATGTTTATGAATACATAAATCattgaatttatatatatgattgaCCTATACAATGCAATATGATTTTATTGCATTTGtatacttatttttatttttataattttgttcaatatattatattataatataattttttttttttttttttttttttttctttttttgtaaaaatattataaaaataaattgttttgtttttatgtttaaagaataaataaagtaccaaaaaaaaaaaaaaaaaaaaaaaaaaaaaaaaaaaaagaaaagaaaagaaaagaaaagaaaataaaagaaaataaaagaaaaatcattaaatttgtataaaaaattatgaatatatgtatataatacataatggaactaaaaaaattaaaaaataaaaaataaaaatatataagtagTGATGGATagacatataattatatacataggTGAACTAGccatttaatttaaattttaaattatatagtaataaaattaaaaaaaatatatattcttttaaacagtacacacacacatatatatatatatatatatatatatatatatatatatacaaatatatatacatatatatgaatattttggTGTGCTATTTTAACATATACAATGGAACAATCAAATGAATGGATTTATCCTGAccacatatatgtataaccctttttatattacatattaaataaatacaaatgattattttttaaaaaaatccaTTCacatttaattctttttcacatttaattctttttcacatttaattctttttcacatttaattctttttctcatttcattctttttcacatttaattttttttcacatttaatttttttttacattacatttttttttttttttttcatatttaattttcGTACGCTTCGATTATATCGTTTGGCTCAAAATCcaaaaaattatcaaaacCTATACCACATTCATCAGCTTCCGTTACTTGTGTTTTTTCTTCCTTAACAATTTTAATAGAAATGATTTTTCCCATATAAATAACTTTATCATTTCTTAAAATACGaatattactatttataGAGATAGTACCTTTTTTAACAATACACCCTGCAACCTTTCCAAGTTtcgatatattaaaaacttTTAAAATTTGTGCTGTTCCTTTTAATTCACCCATTGGTTTTTTACTTAATTTCTTTTCCATTTCTTTTTCCACATTTTCTATAAGTTCATATAAGacatttgaatatataataggataattattatgattttttgaaccttttgaattttttgaACCTTTAATATCATTTGATAATTTAACACCAAAAGCTATTATTGTAGCATTAAAACTTGTagcatattttatatcactTGATGTTACATTACCTATATCagcatatataattttgttttttattttacatatactATCTTCTTTTTGTAATTTAAGCATACAATTTTTCAAAACTTCTATACTTCCTTGTTTATcacatttaataatataatttgagtatattgtttttatttcattttttcctaTATGTGTTGAAGGATCCATATTAATCACATTTTCGTTTGTATTATTcaaatgtatttttaaaaaatcatcCTTTTgaaatgatttattatttgtatacattttcgtttcttttattttatcataatcatttgacatattatcatcacttgTAATATTGTCATTATTTGTTCTATTACCATCCCTTgtcatattatcatcacttgTCATATTATCATCCCTTGTCATATTATCATCCCTTGTCATATTACCATCAatgtcattttttaaattattttctccCAGTATACCTGAAGAACCtccaattttattttctctgGATATTATAAAATCTTTATACCTGTTCATATTTGTCTGATCATaagtaaaattattaatttccaTTGTTAacattttattcttattatgttCCGCAATTTCTTTGGCTAGGGCTTCATTTTCAACAACATAAAATTTGTCACCTGCTACAGGAACAGAATTTTTGTTGTATCCAATAATTTTAATAGGATCCGATGGATATGcacttttaatatttttatttaaatgatcTTTTAATATCTTCACTTTTCCATATGATGACCCAGTATAAAAatgatcatttatatttaatacacCATTTTGTAACAAATTTATAGAAACAATTCcatttttatctatataaGAATCTAAAACAACACCTTGAGCCTGTTCATGTTTCTTATCAGGATTGGTTTGTAGATTAAGAAATTCAGATTCTAAATATATGGCATCTAATAATTTATCTATACTTTCTTCTTTATAAATAGAACATTCAACTACTTGTATTTCCCCTCCATTTAATTCTGTTGTTATATCATGATATAACAAATCATTAATTATTCTATCTACATCAACATTAGGAATATCTACTTTAGTTATtgcaataataattttaatattaaattcttttattaattttatacattCCACAGTCTGTTCTTGTATTCCTTCATCTCCTGATATAACAAGAATACTTAAATCTGATATTTTAACACCTCTACTTCTCATAGGCATAAATGCTTCATGTCCTGGGGTATCGACAAGAGTAAATGTAAAATTATTCCTTACGGTTGCTTTAAACGCTCTTATATTTTGTGTTATAAGTCCATACtcctttttttgttcattggttttacatatataatcaaataaAGACGTTTTTCCATGATTAATATGTCCTATAAATGTAACTACCACATTTCGTTTTTTATCGTCTAGGGTGGTCTTTGATTTTTGAATACTATCACTTTTTAATGTTAAATTggtatctttatttttttttctacttttccctttttttttttttttttctttacttTTTTCCATCGAATCTTTTTCATCGAGCGATTCATTTTGGTCACCCCCCGGTGCGTCTCGCGATTCATCGGTTTGACAACTTGTCGATTTGTTAAGTGTTATActgttattaatattttgcaCATCCATATCTTGAATATTAATATCTTGTACATTAATATTTTGCACATCCATATCTTGTACATTAA harbors:
- a CDS encoding major facilitator superfamily domain-containing protein, putative gives rise to the protein MEVTSTLLEKGKNFAQDPSEVFPESKKFFFSSIGKAHLINSLYGIGYTIQIAMLPYLLISSNAGIEHNGYLLTLFSLLQFTGSIFFGRMADIWGVKKSFYLSLISSCLMYLMIMVCESTWAYYISFLPSFFMQTFQASSLLVCLKTNFDKRTGALGYLNLSYGMGIIFGSFLAGVMVNFVGSRGNLLIALLSQLIALCISTTLEEDPKLLKSSNVDKMKMSEILLSIKNEYIRVLNLFKKTYGICLLILFGLLPILMTKFAFAPVVVDMFKLTPSHTSYLMTYAGIITIIAEGILAPYLSSLLGDMICCKYSIPLTLTGFLLLSLCGANESLVLIFMSIPLCGGALLYICGTSQMTKRVEESELGSIIGLNTSLFYAVTIIAPYIAFKSYIALGLGLYWLLCAFICFVVTFYIFVLDKSTLKIFKDDKDSIETMFSSIKSIL